In the genome of Mycosarcoma maydis chromosome 21, whole genome shotgun sequence, one region contains:
- a CDS encoding uncharacterized protein (related to extracellular elastinolytic metalloproteinase precursor), with the protein MARSVNQGHKRLFALIALLPFWLSFAAFTISPTAHAHIVDGIAARPQDPSRKSLAWGPEHANKVFADLDATADVAATKRGLDSSRKRAYAAAIHYVNAEDGPKNPYSVATRLAKHLLGYANGLAPSGHDFYVRPDSYTDPSSGISHYFVRQLVNGLEVADGDLNINISPEGKILSFGSTLFTGHAPPPFTNPGVSSSEAATEAQLEQRCNQLRSELEPLLYPETPSAEYTESRGADWANNNEAYVRGGVHQYVFDRLSSPATEHAPHRVNVDPAIVLPLQEELHDLCGVPSDDPLLQGADLSSRITGALPYLRAKRDVHGPESIVDPRLALIYFLKQATPDEALAARLSDPHAAEIEAAQIATSFEHKLQPHAGKTDSGVQASYTQIEYLHNVPTAKGPVPAQLAYVQTEADGLNLVWKFQIPLEDNAYEAYADAHRPGSISTVVDWVHSMPRPRANKAAKPAKLATLGRPEFGDRKLPELGRPDFSGYHPTKSSQSSKADEPDSLSHDPVYRVFKWGLNDPTEGKRSNEKGERYQEASPLGWHTVPGKHSPFSSLGADDARWVVGNNTIYTDTRGNNVFAQADPSGNGEWKSTNLKRPKGRLSEDKSTDMLFDYPYKWRKSEKKHAELPPTDYVAAATVQLFVTINEYHDLLYAYGFDEVSGNFQEHNFGRGGEAYDGVIAFAQDGAGTDNADFMTPPDGQRGRMRMYVWDQSTPYRDGDFEAGIVIHEYSHGLSTRLTGGPANSGCLGWGESGGMGEGWGDALASIIRRTGAAPHDWPMGSWASNRVKGIRNYPYSTNKTINPETYSYLDHAGYWGVHAIGEVWATMLNEVEEALVFEHGFTTNLFPPATNATAEEQRVFFLDDEELASLGKHRVSKRRVPRHGNSLLVQLILDGMKLQPCRPSFFDARDAIVQADKHLTGGQNKCLLWKAFAKRGLGTDASVIGRTPWGGGKRTDGYAVPHDCKTDSESA; encoded by the coding sequence ATGGCGCGTTCCGTCAATCAGGGCCACAAGCGCCTCTTTGCGCTCATTGCCCTACTCCCCTTTTGGCTCAGCTTCGCTGCTTTCACTATCAGCCCGACTGCACATGCCCATATCGTAGACGgcatcgctgctcgtcctcaGGACCCTTCTCGCAAGTCACTTGCCTGGGGTCCCGAACACGCTAACAAGGTCTTTGCTGATCTAGATGCCACCGCCGATGTTGCTGCCACCAAGCGAGGCCTCGACTCATCCCGCAAGCGTGCCTACGCCGCCGCTATCCACTACGTCAACGCTGAGGATGGCCCTAAGAATCCCTACTCGGTGGCCACCCGCCTCGCAAAGCACCTCCTCGGGTATGCCAACGGCCTCGCTCCCTCTGGCCACGACTTTTACGTCCGTCCCGATTCTTACACCGACCCATCCAGTGGTATCTCGCACTATTTTGTCCGACAGCTCGTCAATGGTCTTGAGGTCGCTGATGGTGATCTCAATATCAATATTTCGCCCGAGGGCAAGATCCTCTCCTTCGGCTCCACCCTGTTTACCGGACACGCCCCTCCTCCCTTTACCAACCCGGGTGTCTCCTCGTCCGAAGCAGCAACCGAAGcccagcttgagcagcgttgCAATCAGCTCCGCTCCGAGCTTGAGCCTCTCCTCTACCCCGAGACTCCCTCCGCCGAGTATACTGAATCTCGTGGTGCCGACTGGGCCAATAACAACGAAGCTTACGTTCGCGGTGGTGTCCACCAATACGTTTTTGACCGCCTCTCGAGCCCCGCTACCGAGCACGCACCACACCGCGTCAACGTAGACCCTGCCATTGTGCTGCCTCTCCAGGAGGAGCTTCACGATCTCTGCGGCGTCCCCTCTGACGACCCGCTTCTCCAGGGTGCAGACCTTTCTTCGCGCATCACCGGTGCTCTCCCGTATCTGCGTGCTAAGCGCGACGTCCATGGCCCCGAGTCTATCGTTGACCCTCGCCTTGCCCTCATCTACTTCCTCAAGCAAGCCACCCCTGATGAGGCACTTGCTGCGCGCCTCTCGGACCCGCACGCTGCCGAAATCGAGGCTGCTCAGATCGCTACCTCTTTCGAGCACAAGCTCCAGCCCCACGCAGGCAAGACGGACTCGGGCGTTCAAGCCTCTTACACTCAGATCGAGTACCTTCACAACGTCCCCACTGCCAAGGGTCCGGTGCCTGCGCAGCTCGCCTACGTCCAGACCGAAGCCGACGGTCTTAACCTTGTGTGGAAGTTCCAGATCCCTCTGGAGGACAATGCGTACGAAGCCTATGCTGACGCACACCGACCAGGTAGCATCAGCACGGTCGTTGATTGGGTTCACAGCATGCCCCGTCCCCGCGCAAACAAAGCTGCCAAACCTGCCAAATTGGCTACTCTCGGTCGCCCCGAGTTTGGCGATCGCAAGCTGCCTGAGCTTGGTCGTCCCGACTTTTCCGGCTACCACCCCACCAAGTCTTCCCAATCTTCCAAAGCCGATGAACCTGACTCCCTGAGCCATGATCCCGTATACCGCGTTTTCAAGTGGGGTCTCAACGACCCCACCGAGGGCAAGCGATCCAACGAAAAGGGCGAGCGCTACCAGGAGGCTTCTCCCCTCGGCTGGCACACGGTGCCCGGCAAGCATTCGCCTTTCTCGTCGCTCGGTGCGGACGATGCTCGCTGGGTCGTAGGCAATAACACTATCTACACTGACACGCGAGGCAACAACGTTTTTGCTCAAGCTGACCCATCGGGCAACGGCGAATGGAAGTCGACTAATCTCAAGCGGCCCAAGGGCCGTCTGAGCGAAGACAAGTCGACCGACATGTTGTTCGACTATCCTTACAAGTGGCGCAAGTCGGAGAAGAAGCATGCCGAGCTTCCTCCTACCGACTACGTTGCAGCTGCCACCGTCCAGCTCTTTGTCACCATCAATGAGTACCACGACCTGCTCTACGCATACGGTTTCGACGAGGTTTCTGGCAACTTCCAGGAGCACAATTTTGGCCGCGGCGGTGAAGCCTACGACGGCGTCATTGCTTTCGCCCAAGATGGTGCTGGAACCGACAATGCTGATTTTATGACACCACCTGACGGCCAGCGCGGCAGGATGCGCATGTACGTTTGGGACCAGTCAACTCCGTATCGTGATGGAGACTTTGAAGCTggcatcgtcatccacGAGTACAGCCATGGTCTTTCCACGCGTCTGACTGGAGGTCCTGCCAACAGTGGCTGCCTCGGTTGGGGTGAGTCTGGAGGCATGGGCGAAGGATGGGGTGACGCACTTGCCTCGATCATCCGTCGAACCGGAGCGGCTCCTCACGACTGGCCTATGGGCTCGTGGGCTTCGAACCGCGTCAAGGGTATTCGCAACTATCCCTACTCGACCAACAAGACGATCAATCCAGAGACCTACTCTTACTTGGACCACGCCGGCTACTGGGGCGTCCACGCCATCGGCGAGGTGTGGGCCACCATGCTCAacgaggtcgaggaagcGCTGGTGTTTGAGCACGGTTTCACCACCAATCTGTTCCCTCCTGCTACCAACGCCACCGCCGAGGAGCAGCGAGTGTTCTTcctcgatgatgaagagTTGGCTTCGCTCGGCAAGCACCGCGTGAGCAAGCGACGTGTTCCTCGCCACGGAAACTCGTTGTTGGTGCAGCTCATCCTGGACGGAATGAAGCTTCAGCCATGCCGACCGAGCTTCTTTGATGCGCGTGATGCAATTGTACAGGCCGACAAGCACCTCACGGGCGGTCAGAACAAGTGTCTACTTTGGAAGGCGTTCGCTAAGCGCGGTCTGGGTACTGATGCCAGCGTCATCGGACGCACACCATGGGGTGGAGGAAAGCGTACTGATGGCTACGCCGTGCCGCATGACTGCAAGACTGACTCGGAATCAGCCTAG